A window of Fodinibius salinus contains these coding sequences:
- a CDS encoding DUF4835 family protein — translation MTISCLKKKNRTSRFIVIFGLLLLFPFLLHAQEINATITVDKSQLSSTSLGYLDRLPNIIETYINEYDWINADFQENERIEMEMQITLMSVDSDYNFDAQVVIQSRRPIYNTSQETPLFLFNDTNWNFTYTPNRTLIHDELQFDGLTSLIDFYCYIVLGYDFDSFKELGGSSYFSEAQNIVSLAQSSSSPGWSRNSTNRRSRPQLAGNLTNTSYEKFRQAMYKYHRKGLDVFIKNPRQARQQILDALKMIQESKRTTSRNLLYDAFFNTKYRELVSVFEDADTEVRLEAYNVLSDIDQSHLGEYQKLQ, via the coding sequence ATGACTATTTCTTGTCTTAAGAAAAAAAATAGAACAAGCCGTTTTATAGTCATATTCGGATTACTTTTACTTTTTCCATTTCTACTGCATGCTCAAGAAATTAACGCCACTATTACGGTTGATAAGAGTCAGCTCAGCAGTACTTCTTTGGGATATCTTGATCGGCTACCCAACATTATCGAAACTTATATCAACGAGTATGACTGGATAAATGCAGATTTCCAAGAGAATGAACGTATTGAAATGGAAATGCAAATTACCCTGATGAGCGTGGACAGCGACTATAATTTTGATGCTCAAGTGGTTATTCAATCCCGCCGCCCTATCTATAATACGTCGCAAGAAACACCTCTTTTTTTATTTAATGATACCAACTGGAACTTTACATACACACCTAATCGAACACTTATACATGATGAGTTACAGTTCGACGGCCTGACCAGCCTCATTGATTTTTACTGTTACATTGTATTGGGATATGATTTTGACTCGTTTAAAGAGCTCGGCGGTTCTTCCTATTTCTCGGAGGCACAGAATATTGTTTCTCTCGCTCAAAGTAGTTCATCCCCGGGATGGTCGCGCAACAGCACAAACCGGCGGAGCCGTCCTCAATTGGCCGGAAATTTAACTAACACCAGTTACGAGAAGTTTCGTCAGGCAATGTATAAATATCACCGCAAGGGGCTCGACGTATTTATAAAAAATCCCCGGCAGGCACGGCAACAAATTCTAGACGCACTTAAAATGATTCAAGAATCGAAACGTACAACATCACGGAACCTATTGTATGATGCATTTTTTAATACAAAGTATCGTGAACTGGTATCCGTATTCGAAGATGCTGATACAGAGGTTCGCTTAGAAGCCTACAACGTTTTATCAGATATTGACCAAAGCCATCTCGGGGAATACCAAAAATTGCAATAG